TCGGTTACTTGCTGGATGTTAAACTCTGCCTCTTTCTGTGGTGTCAACCCCATTTGTCTGCAAAGTTCCAGGTAAGCTATATAAGCTCCTTTCGTCGTCCAATGATGATCGGTTTTATAATATATAGCTTGATCACGCTCAGCATATAAACTTGGAAAAACATCAATAAAACGAATATTGGGATGCAGGAAGCGCCGGACCTTTTCCAGGTACGCTTCTTCATCGCCGACCATGGCATATTTCGGGAGCTTGTCTTTATACAGAGCCGCTGCCGTTGGCGCCAGCATCACATGTTTGTTCAACCCGGGCGTGGCATGGTCAAACGCATGAATGGCATCAACCTTCCCCTTCCAATCCTCTTCTGCAGGGGGAATAAAATTCTGAATCAGATACCCGTCTTTGCCGATGTAAATTCCGTTGTTCTCCTTTTTCCCCATCATGCGGTCCGTATCGGTTTTTGTCCCGATCCAAAAGTCTCTAAAAACAAATTGGTCGGACACATATTTTTCGAAATCAAGAGTGAAATCACCAGACACCAATGCTTTCAGCGAGAAATGCGGCGGCTGCTCCAGCATCCGATTCTCAGATTCCGATAATGTACGATCCGGCGCCACAAGATTGAGAGCGGTGATCGCTCCTATAAATATCAGCAGTAATAAGGCCAGCAACTTCCGGTTGATTTTGTCATATTTGTTCATAGCTGTCCCCTTTTAAAATCGAAAATATAAAAACGGATTGTAGGTTGCATTGACCAAATAAGCCGTCGACAGAACCATGAATAGAAAATAGATAACCGGTACGGCAATCATGCTGGCAATTCTCCATTTTTCCTTTATGAAGGATAACATCTTTCCCGGAAGCGGAGTCGCACAGAATGCCAATACGACTAGTAATACAACATTCGTAGACAAATCATAGAGCGCCTGCTGATCCGCAAAAACATGCCCGCCGAAACCGAACATCGCGCCAATGAAACGCCAAGCGGAAGAGAGTGTCTCCATTTCGAACAAAACCCAGCCGATGATGACGACCAGAAGCGTATAGACATGGCCGACAAAAGCAGATCTGCGTTCCAACCATTGCAGAAGCAATAGTTTCTCGATGATCACAAAGAATCCGAAATACAAGCCCCACACGATAAAGTTCCAGCTGGAGCCATGCCATAATCCGGTTAAAAACCATACAATCAGTAAATTCCGGAGCTGCTTCTTAAGCCCAGATCGATTACCGCCAAGCGGTATATAAACGTACTCCCGAAACCAGCTCCCAAGCGATATATGCCATCTGCGCCAAAATTCGGTTACACTTTTAGAGATGTAGGGATAACGGAAATTTTCCATGAAATCAAATCCGAACATTTTCCCCAGTCCCCGTGCCATATCAGAATAACCGCTGAAGTCAAAATAGATTTGCAGTGTAAATGCGGTAATGCCAAGCCAGGCGGAGAGTACGCTCAGTTCCTCGATCGGCGTCGCTTTAACACTCGCCCACAATAATCCGATATTGTTGGCCAACAGCACTTTTTTGGCAAGTCCCCTAATGAACAGTTCCGCCCCTTCGCCAAAACGGTCCAGCGACACCTTACGGGAAACAAGCTGTTCCGCAATATCGCCGTATTTGACGATGGGACCCGCTACAAGCTGCGGGAACATGGTCACATATGCCCCAAAAGAGATGAAATTTCTCTGCACCGATACTTTATCCAAGTAAACGTCAACGACATAAGACATCGTTTGAAAGGTATAGAAAGATATGCCCACAGGCAGCGGCAAATCGGCCGCTTGGATATTCATGTGAAACAACTGATTGATGTTGTCCACGACAAAATCCGCATATTTGAAAAATCCGAGAATCCCCAGACTGCCGACCATCGAGCCGATAAAAATCGATCTGGCAATCAGCTTCCGATGTCTATATTTATCGATCAGCAGCCCGTTGATATAATCGAAGACCGTGGAGAAGATCATAATAAAAATGTATAAAGGCTCTCCCCATGCATAAAAGATCAGGCTGACAACAAGGAGGACAGCATTTCGAAATTTCATCGGAGATACGTAATAGATCAGAATGGTGACCGGCAGAAAGAGGAACAGGAATATTAGGCTGCTAAAGACCAATACTCACACCCCCATGTTGATTGATCCATTGCATGCTATTCCACTTGATCTTTTAGCAGATCCAGCATTCTAGTGTAAAACTCTGGTTTGAAATGAATGCCGTCCGAGTCGTACAGATCATTTGAGCCGTTTGAAAATATTGGGGACAAGTCAACATATCCAATGTTCTCTTTCTCCGCCAACTCTTTTAAGCCTTGGTTATAATCATTGATATTTTTGTATCTTGGTTCCAGTTCTTCCGCTTTCGCCGTCACCGGAGTTACTGATAAAAGGGTTACTTTCGCTTGTGGAAGTTTTTCCTTGATCGTACCGATCAGCTTCGCATAGTTATTCATGGAATAGGCTTTGGGGTTATCCGCTGGCCATAAAATGTCATCCGAACCCAAGAGGATAAAGATTCGTTCCGGGTCCCGCTTGATCAACTCATCCATATCTTGAAGTGCAAACTCCGCCGTTTTACCTGCGCCTCCCAGAACATTCTCCTCTTTCAGCACATCATGGAAAGATAAACCCTCCGTAATGGAATCCCCAAAAAATACGCTGTTCTGGAAGAACACTTGATACGCGGTTTCTACTGAGCCTTTTGATTCCGTTGCCTGTTCTTGGCTTTGAGTGGTCGATTGCTGCGGACTCGAGCTTATGGATTCGTTTCCGCATGCTGCCAAAGCAAGTGTAATACTCCCAATTACTAGGGTTGCTACTGTTTTTTTCATGTTCATGTTCCTCTCTTTAATTTAATTTTAGAGCTTCTTTAATTCCGTCTAGAATGGAGCTTGCCATCCGGTATTGGAAATCTTCCGTCAGCATTTCATTCTCTTCTTGCGGATTCGTTAAATAACCCATTTCGATTAGAGCCGCCGGCATGTTCGATTCCTTCAAGACGAAGAAATCCTCTTTTTTTACTCCCCGGTCCCGAAATCCGCTGGTTTGGACCATATGCTTTTGCAAAATTTCCGCCAAAAACAGGGAATCTTCATGGTAATAGTAGGTTTCAGTACCAGAAACGCTAGCGTCTTCGTACGTATTCCCGTGAATGGATATAAACAAATCTGCACCCAGTTGATTGCCGATTTCCGGGCGTTCCCGGTCAATCGAAGATATAAAGCGATCTTCTGATCGAGTGAGAACCACCTCAATTTGCGGCTCCTGTTTCGCCAGTTCTTCTACCTTAAGCGCTACCTGCAGCGTAAAATCCTTCTCAAAATTTCCACTGGCTCCCGTTGCACCGTTATCCTTACCGCCATGTCCTGAATCGATCACGACCTTATAAGGGGTTTCTGGCTGGTGTTCTAGCATTCTTATCTTATCCGAGCGGACATCCATGCCGGTTTTACGGTCGCTTGCTGTCCCTTCCCCGGAAACAAGTTGATATAGCAGAACGATCACCAGCACAGACAAAAGGGTAATTATAATCGAGCTGCCTTTTTTCATACGTTCTCTCCTCCTCCTGAAAAAAGTGTAATCTTCAGAGATAAAGATAAGGTGCAGATAATATCAAACTTTCATAGAGTATTAGGCTTAGGTTGCGGCAAACAAAAGGAAGCTGTTCCTGACAGGTCCATAAGAGACCTTCAAGAACAGCTCCCTGTTCCAAAGGATGCTATTGCTGCGTCTACAAGCGATGATCCTTTTGAAAATTCAAGTGAAAATGCTCGTTATCGTCGTAAACACCAAATTGGTAGCCTTCTTCTTCGTAGAATTCGATGATCTCCGGAAGAACCTGCAGGGTTTGCGGCTTTTCGTGCATCAATACGACTTCCAAATCGACTTTTGTTGCTTGTTTGATATTCTCGACAATTTGATCCGGGTGATCCTTCAGTTGCCAATCATTCGATTCAATGGTCCAATCCCAAATCTTGATTCCTTCTTGGGCAATTTGGTCGCGCAGCATCTTATCGTCCAGTCCAGGCGCTGAACCGTATGGCGGACGCACCAAATTCGGCCGTTCACCTGTAATTTCATGGATCAACGCCAAGTTGTCTTTCATCTCAGATACGAATTGCCTCTCTTCGTACAGTTTGTTGTATTCGTGAGTCATGCTGTGACCGCCAATATAATGTCCCTCGTCTGCTGCACGCTTCACGACACTTTGCAGATCCTTGCGCTGCAGGTTGCTTCCTTGCATAAAAAAAGTCGCCTTTACGCCATATTGCTGCAAAACGTCAAGAAACTCCTCCGTCCATTCGCTCGGACCGTCGTCAAACGTTAAATAAACGATCTTCCCTTCCGGTTTAGGTTGGCTAACATTCCTTGCAATCAGTTGGTTCACAGACTGTTCTCCATGCTGACCCAAAACGGGAGCCTTATCCCATGGCAACCACTTCATCAGACAAAAACAAAGCAAACCAATCGCTGCAAGCGAAATAAGTCGCCGTCTGCGTTTTTTTGTTTTAAGCTTTCTTTTCCTCAGAAATAAACATAAGAAAAACATCGATCGACGTACTTTCTCAGTAGACATAAATTAAAAAAGCGCAGAACCGGGTTCTACGCTTTCTTATTCAAATAAAAATAGAATAGGACTCCATTGGGAGTGTTGGTTACACCATATGGGACACCATGCATTTCCAGAATCTTTTTGGAGATGGAAAGGCCAAGTCCGGTCCCTCCAGTCGACCGTTTTCGGGAAGGCTCGCCGCGATAAAACCGGTCCCAGATCTTCTCAAGCTGTTCGCCTTGAATGTGGGCTCCTTTATTTTCGATGCAAACTTTAACGGTCTCCCCATCTTCTATAATGCTGACGAGAATGGACTCCTGCTCCGGCGTATAGCGAATCGCGTTACTGAGGAAATTGACAACGACTTGCTCAATTCGCCGCTCATTTGCCAGCACTTCGACAGGTTTCAGAGACATATCAAGATGTAATTTCTTTGCCTCTAAGTCCGTAGCCAATTTTGCGCATACCCGCTCGATGACGGCGTCGATATAAAAGGAATCCTTGTTCATTTTATACGTTCCCGATTCATATTTTGCCAATTCTAGCATGTCCACGATCAGCAGATCCATCCTCTTGACTTCGTCTTCCATGGCCTCAAAATAATAATCCCGCTTATGGCTTGCAACCCCGTCCTTCAAAATCGCAAGACAGCTTTGTATGACGCTTAACGGCGTTTTCAACTCATGAGATACGCCGGATATAAATTCTTTTCTCGTATTCTCCAGCTGCTTCTCTTTCTCGATGTCCTGCTCAAGCTGGAGAATATGGGAGTGCAGCCGCTCGGAGAGCTCATTAATGTTGCGCGACAAGTCTCCGATTTCATCCTTTGTTGTGATCGGGATTTTCTCCGAGAAATCGAGGTCTGCCATTTGCCGGGTGGTGCGGTTGATGCGCAGCAGCGGCCTGGCGATCTGGCGGGAATAATAGAACGATGCCAGCATCACGAGGAGAAGCGTCGCGATAATGATGTAAGCATAATAATTTTGGATCATTCCCGCGGCTTCGTTGACCGGCTGAAGCGACGTCATCGCAAACAAGTATGCCGGATTACCGTCACCATCTTGAATGCGGTCCACGAAAATTTTATAGTCCACGCGGTATTCCTCGACATCCATAGTCCGATTCGAATTCACGGCAGGATCATAGTCGCCGTACAG
Above is a window of Paenibacillus sp. FSL K6-1330 DNA encoding:
- a CDS encoding DHHW family protein produces the protein MNKYDKINRKLLALLLLIFIGAITALNLVAPDRTLSESENRMLEQPPHFSLKALVSGDFTLDFEKYVSDQFVFRDFWIGTKTDTDRMMGKKENNGIYIGKDGYLIQNFIPPAEEDWKGKVDAIHAFDHATPGLNKHVMLAPTAAALYKDKLPKYAMVGDEEAYLEKVRRFLHPNIRFIDVFPSLYAERDQAIYYKTDHHWTTKGAYIAYLELCRQMGLTPQKEAEFNIQQVTDEFYGSLYSKSGFRHIQPDSLQLYLPKDQEKYTVTYVDEEKTTDSLYAMEQLQRKDKYAVFLNGNHARIHIKTANPSGRKLLVVKDSYANSLIPFLLKHYSEIHVVDLRYYEEDLASLANEQGIQDMLLLYNANTFFEDPSITNLTE
- a CDS encoding MBOAT family protein translates to MVFSSLIFLFLFLPVTILIYYVSPMKFRNAVLLVVSLIFYAWGEPLYIFIMIFSTVFDYINGLLIDKYRHRKLIARSIFIGSMVGSLGILGFFKYADFVVDNINQLFHMNIQAADLPLPVGISFYTFQTMSYVVDVYLDKVSVQRNFISFGAYVTMFPQLVAGPIVKYGDIAEQLVSRKVSLDRFGEGAELFIRGLAKKVLLANNIGLLWASVKATPIEELSVLSAWLGITAFTLQIYFDFSGYSDMARGLGKMFGFDFMENFRYPYISKSVTEFWRRWHISLGSWFREYVYIPLGGNRSGLKKQLRNLLIVWFLTGLWHGSSWNFIVWGLYFGFFVIIEKLLLLQWLERRSAFVGHVYTLLVVIIGWVLFEMETLSSAWRFIGAMFGFGGHVFADQQALYDLSTNVVLLVVLAFCATPLPGKMLSFIKEKWRIASMIAVPVIYFLFMVLSTAYLVNATYNPFLYFRF
- a CDS encoding GDSL-type esterase/lipase family protein, coding for MNMKKTVATLVIGSITLALAACGNESISSSPQQSTTQSQEQATESKGSVETAYQVFFQNSVFFGDSITEGLSFHDVLKEENVLGGAGKTAEFALQDMDELIKRDPERIFILLGSDDILWPADNPKAYSMNNYAKLIGTIKEKLPQAKVTLLSVTPVTAKAEELEPRYKNINDYNQGLKELAEKENIGYVDLSPIFSNGSNDLYDSDGIHFKPEFYTRMLDLLKDQVE
- a CDS encoding N-acetylmuramoyl-L-alanine amidase produces the protein MKKGSSIIITLLSVLVIVLLYQLVSGEGTASDRKTGMDVRSDKIRMLEHQPETPYKVVIDSGHGGKDNGATGASGNFEKDFTLQVALKVEELAKQEPQIEVVLTRSEDRFISSIDRERPEIGNQLGADLFISIHGNTYEDASVSGTETYYYHEDSLFLAEILQKHMVQTSGFRDRGVKKEDFFVLKESNMPAALIEMGYLTNPQEENEMLTEDFQYRMASSILDGIKEALKLN
- a CDS encoding polysaccharide deacetylase family protein, producing MFFLCLFLRKRKLKTKKRRRRLISLAAIGLLCFCLMKWLPWDKAPVLGQHGEQSVNQLIARNVSQPKPEGKIVYLTFDDGPSEWTEEFLDVLQQYGVKATFFMQGSNLQRKDLQSVVKRAADEGHYIGGHSMTHEYNKLYEERQFVSEMKDNLALIHEITGERPNLVRPPYGSAPGLDDKMLRDQIAQEGIKIWDWTIESNDWQLKDHPDQIVENIKQATKVDLEVVLMHEKPQTLQVLPEIIEFYEEEGYQFGVYDDNEHFHLNFQKDHRL
- a CDS encoding HAMP domain-containing sensor histidine kinase encodes the protein MKQGIVLKLFLFTTGLCLFILAVIFIGQTVFFKQYYVHQKVKSVNKALQAYEQSDLNRAANAQEMVKLEQDFYQKNNTWIATLDARGNLKYTEDYIMEIKLEHSDDAMFSNKTLNVPLYSFINVEDFSSNNPFLTPWIKEGEPIAIEGLIMNNKPVIQRMARHAYNLREENQLENRQMVNKEGEVLNRTNVIQYREKYPGFLVKGTIAKVRIPKGAEVSRYTNHLFLDRIKAFQADLLYGDYDPAVNSNRTMDVEEYRVDYKIFVDRIQDGDGNPAYLFAMTSLQPVNEAAGMIQNYYAYIIIATLLLVMLASFYYSRQIARPLLRINRTTRQMADLDFSEKIPITTKDEIGDLSRNINELSERLHSHILQLEQDIEKEKQLENTRKEFISGVSHELKTPLSVIQSCLAILKDGVASHKRDYYFEAMEDEVKRMDLLIVDMLELAKYESGTYKMNKDSFYIDAVIERVCAKLATDLEAKKLHLDMSLKPVEVLANERRIEQVVVNFLSNAIRYTPEQESILVSIIEDGETVKVCIENKGAHIQGEQLEKIWDRFYRGEPSRKRSTGGTGLGLSISKKILEMHGVPYGVTNTPNGVLFYFYLNKKA